Within the Tursiops truncatus isolate mTurTru1 chromosome 19, mTurTru1.mat.Y, whole genome shotgun sequence genome, the region TAGTGTCTTTCCTATCCacgaacatggtacatctctccatttatatCGGTCTTCAATTTCTCTCAATGACATCTTGTGGCATTCAGAGTAGGTGTCGTGCATGTCTTTCATTATGTTTCTCCCTAGATATTTAACCTGTTTATGTTCATTGTAAACACTATTGTTTATGaatattcattttctaattgtttgttATTAGCATACAAGAAGACAAGTGATTTTTGCATGTTATCCTTGCATTCAGTTACCTTGCTGGATCGGCTTATTCTACCAATCTTTCTGGAGATTATTCtagattttctacatacacaGCTTTGtcatctttaaataaaaacagctttACGCCTTCCTCTTTGGTCCTTATACCTTTAATTTATGTCTCAGACTTCCTTGTACCGCCTAGAATCCCTGGGACAAGGCTGACTAGAActaggaggggctgggggtctggatcctgggtctgagaACTTGTCTTATTCCAAATACTGGGGAAAAGTTTTCCACACTTCACTGCCAACAATCATGTTTGCTGTAAGTTTACGTTTCTTATAGATGCCTTATCAGACTAAGGAAGTTGATTTATATTCCTACTTTgctgagagattttatcatgaatggatattaaatttttaaaatgtttttcctgcatttattgagatgaccatgtggttttttttctttattttattaaatgtagtGAACTACATGAACTTATTTTCAAGTGTTAAATTGACCTTGCATTCCTGTAATAAGCCTAATTTGGTTgtgatgtatttttcttttcttatattgctGGTGCTAAGGAATATCTAACACCAGTAGCTGGGGGATTAGCGTTGAGGGGTGGATTTTAGGAGGAAGTGGGAGGGGGTTAGTATGAAGAGGGTGGGGCTTAAACCTGTGAGTATGCATTTAATACTAGAAGCCAGAATGTTTAGTTGAAGGTATATGATTTAGAAATTCTATTGCTAGGCTTAGAATGAAGACGTGGGTCTGAGGCCAAGCAATGGGGCTTCAGGAGGGGGGCCTGAACTAAGGGATTGGATTTAGAACTGGAGCCTCCAGAGgataaatttaaaagtgaaagtCTGGATGCAGAATGCAAGAGATGAACTTGCAGGATGGGACAGGGCTGAGGGGCAGAGTTTTGACCCCAAGTGTAGGGCTTCAAAGTAAGAGGAGAGATTTAGAACCAGACGGGGCAGTAGTTCCGAATCTGAAGATAGGTCTTGAAATTAAGGGCAATGTCTTAATTATTGGgctttaaatgaaaggaaaaggcagagggggaggggctaAAGATAACATGGGAGGGGGTTTGATTCTATGGGCGGGGCTTAAATGCCAAAAGGGTTTCCAAGTGATCTTGGAGTGCAGGGTGGGGCTTGGGGGCTTGGGGCAGGGGTGTACCTGGGGGGACCCGAGGTGCAGCAGGTACTCAAGGGTCTCTCTCAAGGTGCTCAGCTCCTGTTCCAGGCTGTTGTACGTGTCCCAAACCCGCTCTCGCTCCTCAGGTCCCAGAAAGGGGGAGACAGAGAGTTAGCATGTCCTCCCACCAGATCTTCCCCAATCCCATCTTTTCCTAGATTAGCAGGAGGAAGGGTGGCCTGGCCCCAGGTGCCCTGTGGGGTATATGGACTGCAAGTCCCAAGGGCCTCTTTGCTCAGACTACTGGGAACCCCAGAGTCTATATTGAACCTGCCATTCCAATGAACTGCTAGTGTAGACAAATAACAGCTTTCCCTGAATCTTCTGGATTACCTCTGCACTCCTCTAGGGCAGCAGAGTCTACAGATCTAATGAATTCTTGAAACAGACAAGACCATGAGACCTGTACACCCCGGGCAGCAGAAACTTCCTTGCCAATACCAATAACAAGAGCAgctaactttttttgtttttgtttttttttgtggtacacgggtctctcactgttgtggcctctcccgttgctgagcacaggctccggacgcgcaggctcagcggctatggctcacgggcccagccgctctgcggcatgtgggatctttccggaccggggcacgaacccgcgtcccctgcatcagcaggcggactctcaaccactgcgccaccagggaagccctaaacagacttttcctttcttttcttttcttttctttttttttttgcagctaacatttatttggcacttactgtgtgccaggcactgttcttagctctcatttaattcttttgaggtaggtactgttaatgtctccattttacagatagtaATAATTACAGCTAACATAAGTATTGCTTACCATATACTAGGTACAAAAGTGTTAAACATTccttcatttacatatatttatgaaaacttCACAATAGCCCtatgaagtaaatattatttttattatctcaagTTTATATGAGAGGCATCTAAGGCCCAGAGGGATTAAGTAAATTCTCTAAGGTCACAAAGCAACAATGAgtggaaactgagattcaaagcCAGGAAGTCCGTTTCAAAATCAcccccttgggacttccctggtggcacagtggttaagaatccacctgccaatggagggaacacgggttcgagccctggttcgggaagatcccacatgccgtggagcaactaagcccgtgtgccacaactactgagcctgcgtgccacgactactgaagctcctgcgcctacagcccgtgttctgcaacaagagaagccaccgcaacgagaagcccgtgcaccacaacgaagagtagcccccgctcgccgcaactagagaaagccctcgcgcaacaatgaagacccaacgcagccaaaaataaataaataaataagaacttaCTAGACTGGAAACTAAAtctatcacaaaaaaaaaaaaaaaatctccccctTAAATGGCTAAATTAAATACTACTGTTTCTTGGCTGCTTGCCCCTCACCCTCTAGGAATGTCAAGATCATTGGCTTAAAATTGGGGGGATTCTCAAGAACCACCTTCCCAAGAGTCTTTGGGGGCAAGTTCCCTTTAGTAACAACCTGTAGAATCCTGGGGTCTCCTTGGAGGTATGCCCCTTCCCAGATGTTCACCTGGGTCAGGTGACAAAGAGCGGCCCTCACACTGACTAGTCGGTCCTGCAGGAGGCGCTGGCGCCCCCAAGCCCTCCCAGGAGCTGCAGCCTCCCTGGTTGTTTGGCCCAGCTGCTGTCGAGTCAATTCCAGGGCTGCTTCTAGCTGCTCCTGCACCGAAAGGGAAGATGGTTAGACTTCTGAAACCACCCCCAGCctcaggaagagagaaaaggtgtCTTCCTATATCCTTGGGTATGCTGGGGATCAGGATGGGCTAAGGGCACGTGGAGAGGCCAGATGCCCCTCCCCTGTCCCAGAGCCCTGTACCTTCTCCTCCTGCTTCTGATCTATCTCCTCCTGCAGCCTCCTCAGGAGCCGGTCCTGCCCACACAACTTGGTCAACAGAGTCTGGAGAAAGGAGGACAGGAGCTATTTATGGACCAGATCTggcccttccccctgccccacaaTTTAAACATTCTCTCCCCAGCTCTGGGAACTCAGCAAGGGTTCGATCAGGAGAACTTACATCTGTCTCCAAGCTTTGGTGGAAGGTTGAGTCTAGAGGGGGACCCGgctgaggagaaagagaaaggttgGAGGTCACGTGCCCAAACAGGTCCTTATTGTAGCTCAGCGCTGAGCTGAGCCCTGTTGCTACTAACAGACACCCCTGTCCTTATTAGCTTTGTTCCAAGCTTTAGCAAACCTCAGTAGACCAATTGCCAGACTTTGGGCTTTAGGAAGTGGTCTTTGCTACCAAATAGCTatagcaaataaataattaatggaGAAAACTTAGAGAGTTCCTTTATGACTGAGAATAAAATAAGGATGCTCACTACCACTGTTACAGTTTAACACACTATTAGAGATGTTGACCAATGCtataagataagaaaaagaataaaagtgtaaGGATAGGAAGGGGAATGATAAAACCATCATTATTTATAGATGATGTGCTCATCtactccccccaaaaaatagcataaaaaaattattagaataaataagagaattcagcaaggATGCCAGGTGTAAAATGAAGTTACAAACATTAATAGCATATCTCTACACCATCaataactagaaaatattttttaaaaaagaagaacataccattcaaataactataaaaactatcagtagggaattccctggtggtccagtggttagggctcggtgctctcactgccagtgacctgggttcaaaccctagtCAGGagactaagatccctcaagccgcccagcgtggccaaaaaaaaccaaaaaactatcaGGAATTTAGGAATTACCTTAATTACCTTAACTAATAGCACAAAAATCTCTATGGAAAAACTCAAATGACAGACCTAGAAAATTATatgaatgaatggagagatattctatatatatatgccacCCAGTTttcagcagccctaggaaactaatatatatCCAGCCACCTTGAAATACCCAGTTTTCTCTAGGCACACTAGTCCAGGAGATGACATTCGCCATAGCAAAGAAAGCAAGGGAGGGGGCTCTGGCAGATTCGAGGTGCCCAGGATACCTACCAATAAAACCATGGAAGCCCGGGTCCCGGGAGGCCTTGGAGGGAGCTGGAGATATGTGGAGGAACCAGAGGGGGCCTGGGAGGAATACTGATACAGAGATGTTTAGAGATTGGCATGTCTTACTAACAAATATTAGAATGGATGTGTCCCGAATTGCAGTGCCTTAGGAGACTCTTTGAGGTTCAGAACTGGCCCCCAGAACTTCCTCAACGATCTGCTCTCCAGCTGTGTGCCATTGGGACACAGAGAATGCTAGTAAGTGGAAAGCCTGGCAAAAGAGTCCCACGGACCAATGGAAGTTGCAGTCTACGCTCACGCTCACATTCGTGGTTAGCTGTGGATTTTCGGGACTACAGTCCCATGATGCTCAGAGGAAATAGTAGGTGACCAACTTAGAAAGATAAACTGGAGACACAAGGCAGATGCAATCGACGCTACCTCTCACAGCATTGTCCTAGAGGAGAGTATTCTGGACTACAATCTCCATAATGCTTAAGGGGTAACGGCCAAAGACCAGCCTGAGGAGAGCCCTGAGAACTCATGGGAGTTAAAGTTCACTCTCCCTTTCACATCTGAACCCAGCTGTGATTATGCTGAACTACAATCCCCATGATACCCAGGGGCCAGTGGCCTAGAGACCAGCCTGGAAAGACAGCCCCATGGCCAAATGGGAGGTTTAGTCCCTCTCCCCATCACCTCTGCTCACCGGTGttctggcctcctgactccaGTGCTGGGGACTCCTGGGgtcccttcctcccccagcctcGGAGGAGGGTCCTCGTCGGGGAGTGGGGGGCCTGGAGAGTGTCTGGCGCTGGGGGGCCCAATCCAGGGGAGGCCGGACATCGATGCGACTCAAGGGGGTATGGGGTCTGGCAGAAGGTGCTGTGtctccagaggagggagggggtctgCGTGCAGGTGCAGAACGGGGCCGGGGGAGgctcagaggggagggagggcgagAGAAGGGTGTGAACAGGCTGTAGGGAAGAGAGAATAGGCGAACTGTGTCAACTAGAGCCCCATCATCCCACGACCCATCAAGCCAGCCTCAAAGATCTGTCTCCCTTCAGGGTGTCTCACTGTCCCTCTGGAGTAGAACCCTCCTCTAGTAACCAGATCCTGAATAATTTCCCTCTTTATGGTATCCTCTCCTTAAGACTTCTCCCCAACAGGCACTGACCCCACAAGAACCCAGCAAGTCACACACATCAGTGAGAAAGCACTAAGTCACTCCCCTAATCAGTCCCAGCCACGCCCCTCGGCCACGCCCACAGCATTTCCTCTGAAGCTCAGCCCTATAGAAACTTCTCGTCCCAGACTCCCTCGTCCAACTCACTCTGGGCTCCTTGTCCTCCGAATTCGGGGTCCAGATTGGAGGTCAGccatggggctgggggtgagcaGCCGGCCACGACCTCTGGAGAGACGAGCCACCTCCGGTGATTCTGAGCCGcacccctcttcccctctgctcaCCTCTGGGGGACCACCGGGGCCGCCAGGGCCCTCCCCAGTCTGGGGACGTGCAGATGACCTGGGTTGCCCACTAACGAGTGGACACAGAAAAAGACATCACTCCTTTGAACTTTATAACAGCCCTAActgccatttcacagataaggacaCAGGAACCtacaaagaaaaaaggggaggTAGTGTACTGTAAAttgttttccccattttgcagatggggaaactgaggcccgagtTGGAAGTGACTTGTGCAGGGCCACAAGGTCCATCCAGGTCGCTGGGCCCAATGCCCTAGACTATGCGTCTCCAGCCTGAAAATTGGGGCAGGCAGACAGAGCCTGGagccttcctttttttattaatCTGACATTTTTTAGGTGGCAGCCTCAGGGGGTGGAGACTTCTGCGGGAGCCAGTTAGAGAGTGAGCAATACTGATGGACAAAACGGTGGGCGGAGCTTACAAGAGATAGACTCTTTGCTGATTGGAGATGAAGTCCCCAGGACGTGGGGCCTGAAGGGCGGAGTTTCCATAGCTAGAAGAATAGTGATTGGACATTGAAGAGGGCAGGGTCTTAAAGGGAGGGGTTAGCCGGATAATTTGCAGGACCCAGACTGGAGGTAGAGTGTCAGGGGCGTGGCCTCTACTTATACTCACCAATCGTCCCCCTCCGCGCGGGAGGCCCGCCCCAGTGCCCGTAGCCAGCCCCTCAGGTCTTCTAGCGTGTCAGCCGCCAGAACGTAGGTCCTCATGCCCGGGTGCTCCGCCTGCGGGAAGAGAGAGCTGGAGGACCCGGCCGCCGGGCCCTCTAAAAAGAAGGATGCCATGGAACCTGGTCTTTATCTCCAGTAATGGATGCTCCATGCCTGCCCCCATCGCCTAGTGCCTTAGTGCCCATGGGGCTTGGATGGACTCACGGTGAAGGTGAAGCGCCGCCCTCGGGGGGCTCCTGGACCATCTGGCCTGATACTGTAGCTGGGGAGCAGGACGCTTCCCAGGACGCTCTCCTCGCGGCTGTCTGCAAAAGACAGGCTGGGGTCAAGTGTCACACAGGGATCTAGAGGCCAAGAGGCTAgtggaaagggagggtgggaggggggcccGCCCACCCCATGCCAGCTGGGGCACTGACCCTTGTAATAGAAGAGGCAATGGCCAGAGAGGACGAACCAGCGGCGTTTCCAGAGCCGGAGCCCGGAGCTGTCCTGGAGAGACAGAGTGGGAGTAGAggggggagggaaaaaaggagatgGAGACAGTGACACTTGGGGCCAAAGACCCAAACAAAGGAGAGGGGCAGAGACACATGTTTGGTGCAATAGATTCAGATGGAGAACTGGAAACCAGTGGGTTGCAGTTGAGAGGACATAGATTCTGGACACAGGTGGACCTGAGTTTGACTCTTACCTCCACCACTTTCAAACTGTGCCCTTAAGCAAGTCATTTCCCCACTAGAAACCTCATTTTTTCCTCATGTGTCAATTGGGGATTGAGAAGTTACAGGAAGATTGGGACAGATACTGTACCACACACGGGCAGCGGCTTTATATAGAAAGACTTGGCCCGATCACTATGGAGTGTGAGACACAGAGAGGCCGGGAAGGTGATGCTGAGCCGTACCCTGAAGCCTGCATCTCCCCATCTCCTCTTCCAGAACTGCTCCATCTCTCACCTTGTGCCCCTCTTCTCCCCTTCAATCCATTCCCACAGAAGCagcatgatcttttaaaattataaatcagaCCATGTGAGTCCCCTGCTCAAAACAGAGCTTCCCGTCACACTTAGCATAAATCTCAAGTTCCTTACCCTAATTTGCTGGCTTACGGGGAATCTAAAACTTGGATGCACATAAGAATCACCAGGAGGGctcattaaaacacagattcctgggtcccatcCCCAGAGTTCTCCAGTCAGTAGATCTGAGGTGGGAGCTGacaatttgcatttctagaaatTTCCCGGGTGATGCTGGCGCTGCTGGTCTGGGACCACACTTAGAGAAGCTCGCCCCGTCGCCCTGCCgcccctcctctctctcacctTGGCTTGCTCCAAACACCAAACTTTGGCCTGCTGCAGGGCCCTTTGCTTTCAGATTCCCTCTGCCCCCCAGATCTTAACACAATGGCCTCCTTCTTGACACATaattctcagctcaaatgtcatctcctcagagaCGCCTTCCCCGACCAACAGTCAAAAGTAGCTCTCATCCCTCAGCCACTTTCCAGCACATTCTCCTACGTTATTTCTTCACAGTGCTTCATTTCCCACCATCCAAAATCATTTAGTCCACTTGttttatacaaatttattatccATCCCTGTCCCACCCCCATCTTGAATGTAGATAGatacttatttgtcttatttgCATGGTATGTGACCCAGGGCTTGGCACATTGTAAATGTTCAAGAAGTGGTCgttggactttcctggtggtgcagtggttaagaatccgcgtgccaatgcaggggacaccggttcgagccctggtccgggaagatcccacatgccgcagagcaactaagcccgcgcgccacaactactgagcccgcgcgccacaactactgaagcccgcgtgcctagagcctgtgctccgcaacaagaggagccaccgcagtgagaagcccgcgcaccgcaacgaagagtagcccccattcgccgcaactagagaaagcctgcgcgcagcaacgaagacccaatgcagccaaaaataaaataaagcataaataaatttatgaaaaaaaagtggtcattgaatgaatgaatgaatgaaagaaacgACAGAATAAGGGAGGAAACagttatcaaaaatatatatatatttggagaaGACTTGGAAGGAGAGAAACAGTGGACAGCCAGGGGCACAGCCTCTAACATCACTTGGAGTGTCCTTTCCCTTCTTCTGCTCACTCTACCTGCTTATGAAGCCAGCCTCGGATGTGCACGGGGAGGTTAGGGTCCCTTCTGAGTGCATTGCCCCTCTTCCCGAAGGCATGCACCTTGCTTACCGCCCGGGTGGACTTCTGAAGAGACAAGGAGGACAGAAGTGAACATGGCCTTGGGATGGACTTGGGGAGGCGGTGCAGTGGGACTCAGGCAACCCAAGGCCCTCCTCAGCTGCCTTTAGAAACTGGGTCAAGGAGAGAgctgagggagttccctggtggcctagtggttaggattcggcgctttcactgccgtggtccgggttcaatccctggtcggggaactgagattaaaaagtaaataaagaggcATCTGAGTTTGGGGATGAGAATTGCATGTGCATAGTGCAGAGTTGACAGACACTTTTCATGCGTGGCGGGAGGTGTCTGGAGGCAAGGAAGAGGCTACTGGCCACTGCGGAGGGAATTTGGGAATCGAGGGTCCACTGCCAAGGAGAGGATGCTCTTGGCCACCAGAGCCCGAGATGTAGTAGAGCCTTTGGGACCCAAGATGGCAATACTGCCTGGGAGGTCCCCATGGTCAGGAAGGACCTCTGTGCTGAGTCCCTAGTGATGGGTCAGCTGGAATCAAAGGATACCTCAGTGCCAAGGAATGACATTCCTTAGCGATCATGTCCAGGGTGGCGGTGGGAGCTCCAAATCCCTTCATCCCAGTAGATGGGCCTCCCTCTCCTGTGCACACAGATATCCCAGGCACCCATGGCCAGATTCCCACAGGATGCCCCTCCTTGGTGACGACGCTGATCCAGGTCAGGTTCAAATCTACAGAATCTGAACTTGGGAAGCTAGAAATGAGTGAGGGGAGTGTCTGGAGGACAAGAAAATGAATGTCATGACTGAACTTTGGGCTGGGGTGATGATTTGGGATGCAAGAATCTCAGGCCACATGGGGCATATTTATTGTTGGAGTAGGGTCTTTCCTTTATCAGATTTCAGAACTGGGTAGATGGGATGGCTAGAGACAGGACACGGATTTCTCAGTCCTAATAAGAGTAGCCACTGAGTTcctggctggggagaggggaggtcaCGGCTGGGGAGTGGCCTTATCTTAGCAACCAGAGTTAAGCAGGGCTGTTACTCTGGCTTCGAATTAGGAAAATACAAGGGGTGGGGACAGCTGGGAGTGCCTCTGAATTCCTAGCTGTGGCGGGTGGGAAATTTGGGACCTTGCTAGGTTCGGCACACCCCGTTGCTAAAGATCCTTGCTTTTGACAATCAGAGTCCCTCGGGTGGCACCGAAACCAGGGTTCGGAAACAGGAGGATGGGGCAGCCCAGAgcacccccctcctccccagccccaccaagAAGCTCGAACCTTGGTGCTCAGGCTGCCAAGCGAGGAGATGGTAGAGGCGCTGCTGGCCAGGCTGAGGCTGCTCCGAGGTCTGCCTTCCTCCATCAAGggcttggggagagggaagaaaaggggcTGTGTGTGCCTCTCTGCAGATGACCCGGCTGGGGACACAGACAGGGTCAGGGGCTTGCAGGTCGGAGGAGGCTGAGGAGAAAGAGCCTGTTGTTTGGGGCCTGGGGGGACTGGGGGAGGCCCTGGCCCGGGACCGCATACCAAGAGTGATGCCAAGAGAGGTGGGCGGCACTGGCAgctgcagggagggggcagctgtCTGCAGCCAGAGACAGAGAATAGGAGCCCCTTTATTCTTGCCCCCCCCCCGCACGCTGGCCAGGAATTTGACCCTCTCTGTGCTCAAGACCCCCCATTCCCTGTCCCTTTCCAGCCGCCCCCCAGCTACCTGTCTCCTGCCCTCCCACGTGCACCCCCAGAACATCCCCACTGAGACCCGGGCACCAGGAATGTGCACCCAGGCAGCTCCTCCCGCCCAGCCAAGCCAGGGAACTTACCAGCTCTGGGGTCCCAAGGACAGAGAGCGCAAGAGGGCAGCGTGGAACCTGGGACACCCAGGCACagtccccctcctcctctgccccttaGGGGATGACTCTCATAGCCCTCAGTTCTCACCTGCTCATTCACACCcttttgtctctttgtctctgaTAGTGAGTCTTCCTCTCACGCTCTACCTTCCTCTTATACTGTCTCTCTCTCCAGTCTCaccttctgtctctctcactctctaATCTCTGTCTCTTCCAATCTCTCTCTTACTCATTCCCTCCTCGGCAGCATCCCCACCCCCATATCACTTTCTCTCCCAATCTTTCTGGTTCTGTCCAAATCTTTTTCTGGGACTCATGGAGTCTCTTCTTTAAGTTTCCAtcccgttctctctctctctctctctctctctctctctctctctctctctctctctctctctctctctctctctcgctctctgtctctcgctctctcgctctcgctctcgctctctccctctctgttcccccttgtctctctctctcccgtacactcaatctctttctctttctccgtGGCCCTCCACGTCTACTGTTTCCTCCTCGCTCAGATTTCCCTTCTGACTTTCTCTCTTCCCCGCTCTCccagtttctctttcctctctgcgGGTCCTTCCCTCCGTCTGCCAGCCGCCCACGCGGCTGCCTCCCCTCCCAATCCCGGCTGACCCCGCCCCTCCTGGCCTCCCCACCACAGCCTGACCTCTGGCTCAGCTGACCCCATGCTGAGgggccacacacacacccctccccgaTTCCTAGGTCCCTGTTGGGCTGGAGCCTGGGGAGCCAGGGTCCCATAGAGGCTGAAGCTGGGATTTCTAAATGTTTGGAGAGTAGGAGCTGGGCCTGGACTCCAGGGCCTCAGTGGGCTGGTGGTAGTCAGGGGCCTAAGTCATGGGCACCACGCCCCTCCCCCGAAAGGAGATGGCTAGGATCTTGGAAGGGGTGGGGGCTGAGACTCCAGGGTATCTGGGAAGGTGTGAGCTAGGAGTCAGGACTCCGGAGCTGTGAATAGAGCTGGGGGTCTGGAAGTGTGGCTTTAAGTGGATGGACCTCCAGTGAGGAGGGAGTGGCCCCTGATCCCTGGGTGCTGGCGAGAGAATGGTCAAATGGCCAGTGTCAATCTCCACCTCAGATTCAGATGAAAATTCTCTTCTAGACTGAGGTTGACCCCCTCAGGAGGGAGACACGGGTTCTGGGTGTATTTTGAGGGAAA harbors:
- the PLEKHA4 gene encoding pleckstrin homology domain-containing family A member 4 isoform X5, which codes for MGSWHPLMEEGRPRSSLSLASSASTISSLGSLSTKDSSGLRLWKRRWFVLSGHCLFYYKDSREESVLGSVLLPSYSIRPDGPGAPRGRRFTFTAEHPGMRTYVLAADTLEDLRGWLRALGRASRAEGDDCGQPRSSARPQTGEGPGGPGGPPEVSRGEEGCGSESPEVARLSRGRGRLLTPSPMADLQSGPRIRRTRSPDLFTPFSRPPSPLSLPRPRSAPARRPPPSSGDTAPSARPHTPLSRIDVRPPLDWAPQRQTLSRPPTPRRGPSSEAGGGRDPRSPQHWSQEARTPYSSQAPSGSSTYLQLPPRPPGTRASMVLLPGPPLDSTFHQSLETDTLLTKLCGQDRLLRRLQEEIDQKQEEKEQLEAALELTRQQLGQTTREAAAPGRAWGRQRLLQDRLVSVRAALCHLTQERERVWDTYNSLEQELSTLRETLEYLLHLGSPQDRASAQQQLWMVEDTLAGLGGPQKPPHHTDPDSPSPALQGKESSERESLPESLELSLPRSPEADWGRPPGGDRELASPRSGLGSPRVSRASSPEGRRPPSPQPGTKVPLARPRMSAQEQLERMRRHQEYGRPLPRPASPRLLTLGRTLSPAGRQPDAEQKPVLGHSGAQKWLRSSGSWSSPRNTTPYLPTSEGHRERVLSLSQALATEASQWHRMMTGGNLESRGDPLPPAPPPPSEPPPQVSSPPRSPPAANSRSLGFSRRGSGRGAGPASWEPTWDSGIAPPALTQDEGAWPLRVTLLQSSF
- the PLEKHA4 gene encoding pleckstrin homology domain-containing family A member 4 isoform X4, yielding MGSWHPLMEEGRPRSSLSLASSASTISSLGSLSTKKSTRADSSGLRLWKRRWFVLSGHCLFYYKDSREESVLGSVLLPSYSIRPDGPGAPRGRRFTFTAEHPGMRTYVLAADTLEDLRGWLRALGRASRAEGDDCGQPRSSARPQTGEGPGGPGGPPEVSRGEEGCGSESPEVARLSRGRGRLLTPSPMADLQSGPRIRRTRSPDLFTPFSRPPSPLSLPRPRSAPARRPPPSSGDTAPSARPHTPLSRIDVRPPLDWAPQRQTLSRPPTPRRGPSSEAGGGRDPRSPQHWSQEARTPYSSQAPSGSSTYLQLPPRPPGTRASMVLLPGPPLDSTFHQSLETDTLLTKLCGQDRLLRRLQEEIDQKQEEKEQLEAALELTRQQLGQTTREAAAPGRAWGRQRLLQDRLVSVRAALCHLTQERERVWDTYNSLEQELSTLRETLEYLLHLGSPQDRASAQQQLWMVEDTLAGLGGPQKPPHHTDPDSPSPALQGKESSERESLPESLELSLPRSPEADWGRPPGGDRELASPRSGLGSPRVSRASSPEGRRPPSPQPGTKVPLARPRMSAQEQLERMRRHQEYGRPLPRPASPRLLTLGRTLSPAGRQPDAEQKPVLGHSGAQKWLRSSGSWSSPRNTTPYLPTSEGHRERVLSLSQALATEASQWHRMMTGGNLESRGDPLPPAPPPPSEPPPQVSSPPRSPPAANSRSLGFSRRGSGRGAGPASWEPTWDSGIAPPALTQDEGAWPLRVTLLQSSF
- the PLEKHA4 gene encoding pleckstrin homology domain-containing family A member 4 isoform X3; amino-acid sequence: MGSWHPLMEEGRPRSSLSLASSASTISSLGSLSTKKSTRAVSKVHAFGKRGNALRRDPNLPVHIRGWLHKQDSSGLRLWKRRWFVLSGHCLFYYKDSREESVLGSVLLPSYSIRPDGPGAPRGRRFTFTAEHPGMRTYVLAADTLEDLRGWLRALGRASRAEGDDCGQPRSSARPQTGEGPGGPGGPPEVSRGEEGCGSESPEVARLSRGRGRLLTPSPMADLQSGPRIRRTRSPDLFTPFSRPPSPLSLPRPRSAPARRPPPSSGDTAPSARPHTPLSRIDVRPPLDWAPQRQTLSRPPTPRRGPSSEAGGGRDPRSPQHWSQEARTPPGPPLDSTFHQSLETDTLLTKLCGQDRLLRRLQEEIDQKQEEKEQLEAALELTRQQLGQTTREAAAPGRAWGRQRLLQDRLVSVRAALCHLTQERERVWDTYNSLEQELSTLRETLEYLLHLGSPQDRASAQQQLWMVEDTLAGLGGPQKPPHHTDPDSPSPALQGKESSERESLPESLELSLPRSPEADWGRPPGGDRELASPRSGLGSPRVSRASSPEGRRPPSPQPGTKVPLARPRMSAQEQLERMRRHQEYGRPLPRPASPRLLTLGRTLSPAGRQPDAEQKPVLGHSGAQKWLRSSGSWSSPRNTTPYLPTSEGHRERVLSLSQALATEASQWHRMMTGGNLESRGDPLPPAPPPPSEPPPQVSSPPRSPPAANSRSLGFSRRGSGRGAGPASWEPTWDSGIAPPALTQDEGAWPLRVTLLQSSF
- the PLEKHA4 gene encoding pleckstrin homology domain-containing family A member 4 isoform X2, with product MEEGRPRSSLSLASSASTISSLGSLSTKKSTRAVSKVHAFGKRGNALRRDPNLPVHIRGWLHKQDSSGLRLWKRRWFVLSGHCLFYYKDSREESVLGSVLLPSYSIRPDGPGAPRGRRFTFTAEHPGMRTYVLAADTLEDLRGWLRALGRASRAEGDDCGQPRSSARPQTGEGPGGPGGPPEVSRGEEGCGSESPEVARLSRGRGRLLTPSPMADLQSGPRIRRTRSPDLFTPFSRPPSPLSLPRPRSAPARRPPPSSGDTAPSARPHTPLSRIDVRPPLDWAPQRQTLSRPPTPRRGPSSEAGGGRDPRSPQHWSQEARTPYSSQAPSGSSTYLQLPPRPPGTRASMVLLPGPPLDSTFHQSLETDTLLTKLCGQDRLLRRLQEEIDQKQEEKEQLEAALELTRQQLGQTTREAAAPGRAWGRQRLLQDRLVSVRAALCHLTQERERVWDTYNSLEQELSTLRETLEYLLHLGSPQDRASAQQQLWMVEDTLAGLGGPQKPPHHTDPDSPSPALQGKESSERESLPESLELSLPRSPEADWGRPPGGDRELASPRSGLGSPRVSRASSPEGRRPPSPQPGTKVPLARPRMSAQEQLERMRRHQEYGRPLPRPASPRLLTLGRTLSPAGRQPDAEQKPVLGHSGAQKWLRSSGSWSSPRNTTPYLPTSEGHRERVLSLSQALATEASQWHRMMTGGNLESRGDPLPPAPPPPSEPPPQVSSPPRSPPAANSRSLGFSRRGSGRGAGPASWEPTWDSGIAPPALTQDEGAWPLRVTLLQSSF